A DNA window from Camelina sativa cultivar DH55 chromosome 13, Cs, whole genome shotgun sequence contains the following coding sequences:
- the LOC104738129 gene encoding WD repeat-containing protein RUP2-like isoform X2, translating to MNTLHPYKQQRQEQEQEQEQEARHEWDLSLSTVVSSSSSSASDVIGAIEFDPTDNIVATAGISRKIRFYGLPSLLRTSAAVSGGVSFVDQATACEYYICTPAKLSSLRWRPGSGGRVIGSGDYDGVVTEYDLEKRTPVFERDEHGGRRVWSVDYTRHGDSSAIGASGSDDGTMQVWDPRCPPEESLGLVRPAGICRSAVCCVEFDPSGGPAVAVGCADRKGYIYDMRKLVDPALTLQGHNKTVSYVRFLDGGTVVTAGTDGCLKLWSVEDGSVIRTYEGHVNGRNFVGLSVWRNGALFGCGSENNKVFVYDKRWGKPVWVDGFEPVGMNSGSDKRFVSSVCWRQSGVDQCTLVAGGSDGVLQVYVGKRKP from the exons ATGAACACTCTTCATCCTTACAAGCAGCAacgacaagaacaagaacaagaacaagaacaagaagctaGACACGAATGGGATCTTTCTCTCTCCACCGTcgtttcttcctcctcctcctccgcctccgaCGTTATCGGTGCTATTGAGTTCGATCCCACTGATAACATCGTCGCTACAGCCGGGATTTCTAGAAAGATTCGTTTTTACGGCCTCCCTTCCCTCTTACGTACCAGCGCCGCCGTCTCAGGAGGAGTTTCTTTCGTCGATCAAGCCACCGCCTGCGAGTATTACATCTGTACGCCGGCGAAGCTCAGTAGTCTACGGTGGAGACCCGGGTCGGGTGGTCGGGTCATCGGGTCGGGAGATTACGACGGTGTAGTGACCGAGTACGATCTCGAGAAGAGAACGCCCGTGTTCGAAAGGGACGAGCACGGTGGCCGACGCGTGTGGAGCGTTGATTACACGCGTCACGGCGACTCGTCCGCCATAGGCGCGTCTGGATCGGACGACGGGACCATGCAAGTGTGGGATCCGAGGTGTCCACCGGAGGAATCTTTAG GCCTCGTACGGCCGGCGGGGATATGCCGGAGCGCCGTTTGTTGCGTCGAGTTCGATCCTTCCGGCGGACCAGCTGTGGCTGTCGGATGCGCTGATCGGAAAGGGTACATTTACGATATGAGAAAACTCGTTGACCCGGCGTTGACTCTGCAAGGACATAACAAAACGGTGTCGTATGTGAGGTTCCTCGACGGTGGCACGGTGGTGACGGCAGGCACGGACGGATGTCTGAAGCTGTGGAGCGTGGAGGACGGGAGCGTGATTCGGACGTACGAAGGGCACGTGAACGGTAGAAACTTCGTGGGGTTATCAGTGTGGAGAAACGGCGCGCTGTTTGGTTGTGGATCGGAGAACAACAAGGTGTTCGTGTATGATAAGAGGTGGGGAAAGCCGGTATGGGTAGACGGGTTCGAACCGGTTGGTATGAATTCTGGTTCGGATAAGCGGTTCGTGAGTAGCGTCTGCTGGAGGCAATCAGGTGTGGACCAGTGCACGCTAGTGGCTGGGGGATCTGATGGAGTATTACAGGTTTACGTGGGCAAAAGAAAGCCATAA
- the LOC104738129 gene encoding WD repeat-containing protein RUP2-like isoform X3: MNTLHPYKQQRQEQEQEQEQEARHEWDLSLSTVVSSSSSSASDVIGAIEFDPTDNIVATAGISRKIRFYGLPSLLRTSAAVSGGVSFVDQATACEYYICTPAKLSSLRWRPGSGGRVIGSGDYDGVVTEYDLEKRTPVFERDEHGGRRVWSVDYTRHGDSSAIGASGSDDGTMQVWDPRCPPEESLGLVRPAGICRSAVCCVEFDPSGGPAVAVGCADRKGYIYDMRKLVDPALTLQGHNKTVSYVRFLDGGTVVTAGTDGCLKLWSVEDGSVIRTYEGHVNGRNFVGLSVWRNGALFGCGSENNKVFVYDKRWGKPVWVDGFEPVGMNSGSDKRFVSSVCWRQSGVDQCTLVAGGSDGVLQVYVGKRKP, encoded by the exons ATGAACACTCTTCATCCTTACAAGCAGCAacgacaagaacaagaacaagaacaagaacaagaagctaGACACGAATGGGATCTTTCTCTCTCCACCGTcgtttcttcctcctcctcctccgcctccgaCGTTATCGGTGCTATTGAGTTCGATCCCACTGATAACATCGTCGCTACAGCCGGGATTTCTAGAAAGATTCGTTTTTACGGCCTCCCTTCCCTCTTACGTACCAGCGCCGCCGTCTCAGGAGGAGTTTCTTTCGTCGATCAAGCCACCGCCTGCGAGTATTACATCTGTACGCCGGCGAAGCTCAGTAGTCTACGGTGGAGACCCGGGTCGGGTGGTCGGGTCATCGGGTCGGGAGATTACGACGGTGTAGTGACCGAGTACGATCTCGAGAAGAGAACGCCCGTGTTCGAAAGGGACGAGCACGGTGGCCGACGCGTGTGGAGCGTTGATTACACGCGTCACGGCGACTCGTCCGCCATAGGCGCGTCTGGATCGGACGACGGGACCATGCAAGTGTGGGATCCGAGGTGTCCACCGGAGGAATCTTTAGGCCTCGTACGGCCGGCGGGGATATGCCGGAGCGCCGTTTGTTGCGTCGAGTTCGATCCTTCCGGCGGACCAGCTGTGGCTGTCGGCTGCGCTGATCGGAAAGGGTACATTTACGATATGAGAAAACTCGTTGACCCGGCGTTGACTCTGCAAGGACATAACAAAACGGTGTCGTATGTGAG GTTCCTCGACGGTGGCACGGTGGTGACGGCAGGCACGGACGGATGTCTGAAGCTGTGGAGCGTGGAGGACGGGAGCGTGATTCGGACGTACGAAGGGCACGTGAACGGTAGAAACTTCGTGGGGTTATCAGTGTGGAGAAACGGCGCGCTGTTTGGTTGTGGATCGGAGAACAACAAGGTGTTCGTGTATGATAAGAGGTGGGGAAAGCCGGTATGGGTAGACGGGTTCGAACCGGTTGGTATGAATTCTGGTTCGGATAAGCGGTTCGTGAGTAGCGTCTGCTGGAGGCAATCAGGTGTGGACCAGTGCACGCTAGTGGCTGGGGGATCTGATGGAGTATTACAGGTTTACGTGGGCAAAAGAAAGCCATAA
- the LOC104738129 gene encoding WD repeat-containing protein RUP2-like isoform X1: MNTLHPYKQQRQEQEQEQEQEARHEWDLSLSTVVSSSSSSASDVIGAIEFDPTDNIVATAGISRKIRFYGLPSLLRTSAAVSGGVSFVDQATACEYYICTPAKLSSLRWRPGSGGRVIGSGDYDGVVTEYDLEKRTPVFERDEHGGRRVWSVDYTRHGDSSAIGASGSDDGTMQVWDPRCPPEESLGLVRPAGICRSAVCCVEFDPSGGPAVAVGCADRKGYIYDMRKLVDPALTLQGHNKTVSYVRFLDGGTVVTAGTDGCLKLWSVEDGSVIRTYEGHVNGRNFVGLSVWRNGALFGCGSENNKVFVYDKRWGKPVWVDGFEPVGMNSGSDKRFVSSVCWRQSGVDQCTLVAGGSDGVLQVYVGKRKP, encoded by the exons ATGAACACTCTTCATCCTTACAAGCAGCAacgacaagaacaagaacaagaacaagaacaagaagctaGACACGAATGGGATCTTTCTCTCTCCACCGTcgtttcttcctcctcctcctccgcctccgaCGTTATCGGTGCTATTGAGTTCGATCCCACTGATAACATCGTCGCTACAGCCGGGATTTCTAGAAAGATTCGTTTTTACGGCCTCCCTTCCCTCTTACGTACCAGCGCCGCCGTCTCAGGAGGAGTTTCTTTCGTCGATCAAGCCACCGCCTGCGAGTATTACATCTGTACGCCGGCGAAGCTCAGTAGTCTACGGTGGAGACCCGGGTCGGGTGGTCGGGTCATCGGGTCGGGAGATTACGACGGTGTAGTGACCGAGTACGATCTCGAGAAGAGAACGCCCGTGTTCGAAAGGGACGAGCACGGTGGCCGACGCGTGTGGAGCGTTGATTACACGCGTCACGGCGACTCGTCCGCCATAGGCGCGTCTGGATCGGACGACGGGACCATGCAAGTGTGGGATCCGAGGTGTCCACCGGAGGAATCTTTAGGCCTCGTACGGCCGGCGGGGATATGCCGGAGCGCCGTTTGTTGCGTCGAGTTCGATCCTTCCGGCGGACCAGCTGTGGCTGTCGGCTGCGCTGATCGGAAAGGGTACATTTACGATATGAGAAAACTCGTTGACCCGGCGTTGACTCTGCAAGGACATAACAAAACGGTGTCGTATGTGAGGTTCCTCGACGGTGGTACGGTGGTGACGGCAGGCACGGACGGATGTCTGAAGCTGTGGAGCGTGGAGGACGGGAGCGTGATTCGGACGTACGAAGGGCACGTGAACGGTAGAAACTTCGTGGGGTTATCAGTGTGGAGAAACGGCGCGCTGTTTGGTTGTGGATCGGAGAACAACAAGGTGTTCGTGTATGATAAGAGGTGGGGAAAGCCGGTATGGGTAGACGGGTTCGAACCGGTTGGTATGAATTCTGGTTCGGATAAGCGGTTCGTGAGTAGCGTCTGCTGGAGGCAATCAGGTGTGGACCAGTGCACGCTAGTGGCTGGGGGATCTGATGGAGTATTACAG GTTTACGTGGGCAAAAGAAAGCCATAA